The proteins below come from a single Pedobacter aquae genomic window:
- a CDS encoding PQQ-dependent sugar dehydrogenase: MKRYIFLIIQITGFIIFSSFKSDNPKSLKPNKVLPDQDNAGLVLPKGFGALVVAENLGKARHLTITPKGDIYVKLSKALNEKTIYHLKDHNGDGRVDEQIGFGDYIGTGIFLKDNYLYASSDEGVYRYKLNQNDEVIAPDKPEMLVTGLINKRQHNTKSFVLDNDNNIYVNIGSPSNSCQYQNRAKGSMGIPNCPTLDSAGGIWQFKADKLNQSYKEGVRYATGLRNVMGLDWNPENNTLFVMQHGRDNLSSIFPELYDDKANAELPAECMFMIKKGDHAGWPYSYYDPFQKKKILAPEYGGDGKKEADPSYIDPVVAFPAHLAPNALLFYTGNQFPERYKNGAFVAFHGSWNRAPLKQEGFFVAFVPFKNGKPAGEWEIFANGFAGSQEVMSTSQAKYRPCGLAQGPDGSLYVSEDKKGTIFRIVYDGK, encoded by the coding sequence ATGAAGCGCTATATCTTTCTCATCATTCAAATTACAGGTTTTATAATCTTTTCTTCTTTTAAGAGCGATAATCCTAAATCATTAAAACCTAATAAAGTATTGCCCGACCAAGATAATGCAGGCTTAGTATTACCAAAAGGTTTTGGCGCTTTAGTGGTTGCAGAAAATTTAGGTAAAGCCAGACATTTAACCATAACTCCTAAAGGTGATATTTATGTTAAACTAAGTAAGGCTTTAAATGAAAAAACCATTTATCATTTAAAGGATCATAATGGCGATGGCAGAGTTGATGAGCAAATTGGTTTTGGAGATTATATAGGAACTGGGATTTTCCTGAAGGATAATTATTTATATGCCAGTTCAGACGAAGGTGTTTATAGATACAAACTTAACCAAAATGATGAGGTTATTGCGCCAGATAAACCAGAAATGCTAGTAACTGGCTTAATTAATAAAAGACAGCACAATACAAAATCTTTTGTTTTAGATAACGATAACAATATTTATGTAAACATAGGTTCACCATCAAACTCTTGTCAGTACCAGAACAGGGCAAAAGGCTCTATGGGTATTCCTAATTGCCCAACTTTAGATTCGGCTGGTGGTATATGGCAATTTAAGGCTGATAAATTAAATCAATCTTATAAAGAAGGTGTAAGATATGCAACGGGTTTACGTAATGTAATGGGTTTAGATTGGAATCCAGAAAACAATACCTTATTTGTGATGCAGCATGGTAGAGATAACTTAAGTAGCATTTTCCCTGAGTTATATGATGATAAAGCAAATGCAGAGTTGCCCGCAGAATGTATGTTTATGATTAAAAAAGGAGACCATGCAGGTTGGCCTTACAGTTATTATGACCCATTTCAGAAAAAGAAAATATTAGCGCCAGAATACGGTGGTGATGGTAAAAAAGAAGCAGATCCTTCTTACATAGACCCTGTAGTAGCTTTTCCAGCGCACCTTGCTCCAAATGCCTTATTGTTTTATACGGGTAATCAGTTTCCTGAGCGATATAAAAACGGTGCTTTTGTAGCCTTTCATGGTTCATGGAATAGAGCTCCTTTAAAGCAAGAAGGCTTTTTTGTAGCTTTCGTACCCTTTAAAAATGGAAAGCCTGCTGGTGAATGGGAAATTTTCGCCAATGGTTTTGCTGGTTCGCAAGAAGTTATGTCTACCAGCCAAGCAAAATACCGCCCTTGCGGTTTGGCACAAGGGCCCGATGGTTCTCTTTATGTAAGCGAAGATAAAAAAGGAACAATTTTTAGAATAGTATATGATGGTAAATAA
- a CDS encoding c-type cytochrome — translation MVNKLITSLLLVLVMSVSAFAQSKSKAPVKKAVSKAAPVAAGMQNAINNGKAVYTQYCAVCHQADGLGVPGLNPPLSKTVYVLGDQTRLINIVLKGLSEGVEIDGETYSNVMPAMGFLTDQQVADVLTYVRNSFQNKASAITAAQVKVVRANSKK, via the coding sequence ATGGTAAATAAGTTAATAACCAGTTTATTACTGGTTTTGGTGATGTCAGTTTCGGCTTTTGCACAAAGTAAATCTAAGGCGCCTGTTAAAAAAGCGGTATCAAAAGCAGCTCCGGTAGCTGCTGGAATGCAAAACGCTATCAATAACGGAAAAGCAGTGTACACGCAATATTGTGCAGTTTGTCATCAAGCCGATGGTTTGGGCGTACCCGGTTTAAACCCACCCTTAAGTAAAACAGTTTATGTTTTAGGAGACCAAACCAGGCTCATAAATATTGTTTTAAAAGGTTTAAGCGAAGGAGTAGAAATTGATGGAGAAACTTATTCTAATGTAATGCCTGCTATGGGTTTTTTAACCGATCAGCAAGTTGCTGATGTGCTTACTTATGTAAGAAATAGCTTCCAAAATAAAGCAAGTGCTATAACTGCTGCTCAGGTCAAAGTAGTTAGAGCAAACAGTAAAAAATAA
- a CDS encoding AraC family transcriptional regulator translates to MKPQLLKVTSGPVHSFSVRQDLVPNINNRWHYHPELELIHFRAGKGTQFIGDSIKRFGPGDIVLVGSNLPHYWRYDDLYSHESPKLTAESRVVHFNENFWGEAFLNLPENKIFRTLFEKAKRGIQIKGKTRDKVAECLEKLLYTEGPERIMILMETLLSIAQSQQICTLSSIGYNNELEENENDRMTLIYEYTLANYRKKIQLEEIAEIAHISPNSFCRYFKSRTRKTYSQFLLEVKVGQACKLLMENNLSIKELCYESGFNNFASFHKYFKQITGLSPLSYKKEFNQTSYSSLQKN, encoded by the coding sequence ATGAAACCACAACTTTTAAAAGTGACCTCTGGTCCTGTACATTCTTTTAGTGTAAGGCAAGATTTAGTCCCTAACATTAACAACAGATGGCATTACCACCCAGAATTAGAACTTATTCATTTTAGAGCAGGTAAAGGAACTCAATTTATTGGAGACAGTATCAAAAGATTTGGCCCCGGTGATATTGTATTAGTAGGCTCTAATTTACCCCACTATTGGAGGTATGATGACTTATATTCTCATGAAAGCCCAAAATTAACGGCAGAATCAAGGGTTGTACATTTCAATGAAAATTTCTGGGGAGAAGCTTTTTTAAATCTTCCTGAGAATAAAATCTTTAGAACTTTATTTGAGAAAGCTAAAAGAGGCATACAAATTAAAGGTAAAACTAGAGATAAAGTAGCAGAATGTTTAGAGAAGCTCCTTTACACAGAAGGCCCAGAAAGAATCATGATTCTGATGGAGACTTTGCTAAGCATAGCTCAATCTCAACAAATTTGTACATTATCATCTATAGGCTATAATAACGAGCTTGAAGAGAATGAAAATGATAGAATGACTTTAATTTATGAATATACTCTTGCTAATTACCGTAAAAAAATACAACTAGAAGAAATAGCAGAGATAGCACATATCAGCCCTAATTCTTTTTGCAGATATTTTAAATCAAGAACAAGAAAAACTTACTCGCAATTTTTACTGGAAGTAAAAGTAGGCCAAGCTTGTAAATTATTAATGGAAAATAACCTTTCTATTAAAGAGCTATGTTACGAAAGCGGATTTAATAATTTTGCAAGCTTCCATAAATATTTTAAACAAATAACAGGTCTTAGTCCGTTAAGCTATAAAAAAGAATTTAACCAAACCAGTTATAGTTCTTTGCAAAAAAACTAA